One segment of Meleagris gallopavo isolate NT-WF06-2002-E0010 breed Aviagen turkey brand Nicholas breeding stock chromosome 8, Turkey_5.1, whole genome shotgun sequence DNA contains the following:
- the FBXL15 gene encoding F-box/LRR-repeat protein 15: MSLTPSRGCLLDLPWEDILVPHILCHLPLQQLLGLQRVSKAFQALVQLYLANMRCFDSSQIGSAVPRAAFLNLLKDNKVLQQLVLQNCSDWLTDGELLPVIMQNHHLHHIQLKGCAQLSCHALMVISLNCPHLRRLSLAHCEWVDSLSLRSLADHCKALEAVDLTACRQLKDEAICYLVQKCSRLKSLSLAVNANVGDVAVEETAKCCPELEHLDLTGCLRVKNDSIRVLAEYCPKLRSLKVKHCHNVAESSLSILRNRGVELDVEPLPQTALVLLQDMAGFAPFINLQI, encoded by the exons ATGAGTTTGACCCCTTCGAGGGGATGCCTCCTGGACTTGCCCTGGGAGGACATCTTGGTCCCGCACATCCTCTGCCATCTGccgctgcagcagctcctgggccTGCAGAGGGTCAGCAAGGCGTTCCAGGCGCTCGTCCAGCTGTACCTGGCCAACATGCGATGTTTCGACTCTAGCCAG ATTGGCTCGGCTGTCCCTAGAGCTGCTTTCCTCAACCTGCTGAAGGACAAcaaagtgctgcagcagctggtgctCCAGAACTGCTCTGACTGGCTGACGGATGGGGAGCTGCTCCCAGTCATCatgcagaaccaccacctgcACCACATTCAGCTGAagggctgtgcccagctcagctgccacGCGTTGATGGTCATCTCGCTGAACTGCCCACACCTGAGGCGGCTCTCCCTGGCTCACTGTGAGTGGGTGGACAGTCTGTCCTTGCGCAGCCTGGCCGACCACTGCAAGGCTCTGGAAGCTGTGGATCTGACGGCCTGCCGGCAGCTGAAGGATGAGGCCATCTGCTACCTGGTGCAGAAGTGCAGCAGGCTCAAGTCTCTCTCTCTAGCTGTCAATGCCAACGTGGGTGATGTGGCAGTAGAGGAGACTGCCAAGTGCTGTCCTGAGCTGGAACACCTGGACCTCACAGGGTGTCTGCGAGTCAAGAATGACTCGATAAG GGTTCTGGCTGAGTACTGTCCCAAGCTGCGCTCGCTGAAGGTGAAGCACTGCCACAATGTGGCTGAGTCCAGCCTGAGTATTCTCCGAAACCGTGGAGTGGAGCTGGATGTGGAGCCTCTGCCGCAGACGGCTCTTGTTCTCCTGCAGGACATGGCTGGCTTTGCCCCTTTCATTAACCTCCAGATCTAG